From Streptomonospora salina, the proteins below share one genomic window:
- a CDS encoding sugar ABC transporter ATP-binding protein: protein MDRHPPPAPPLLSLAGVSKSFGTVHALQDVSLELRAGEIHALCGENGAGKSTLVKVIAGVHRPDTGHVGIGGEPTVFGAPADAQRAGVAVIYQEPTLFPDLSVAENIFMGRQPLARGRRIDRRAMRASAEALFTRLGVHIDPDRPARGLSIADQQLVEIAKAMSFDARVLVMDEPTAALSGVEVERLFAVARSLRDNGAAVLFISHRFDEVFALCDRVTVMRDGGYVSTDPVADLTVDDLVHRMVGREVAALFPKQEVTPGATVLEVEGLGRAGVFADVGFSVRAGEIVALAGLVGAGRSEVVRAVFGVDRHETGTVRMAGTALPNGRPAAAMAAGVALVPEDRRQQGLVMEMSIARNATLTRRWPLSRMGLLRRRDEEREAAAWGEQLELKSGGLSDAVTTLSGGNQQKVVLAKWLATRPQLLIVDEPTRGIDVGTKAEVHRLLSELAGKGIAVLMVSSELPEVLGMADRVLVMHEGRIAAELSRGEATEESVMYAATGQKGRAA, encoded by the coding sequence GTGGACCGTCACCCACCACCGGCTCCTCCGCTCCTGTCGCTGGCGGGCGTATCCAAGTCCTTCGGGACGGTCCACGCCCTCCAGGACGTCTCCCTTGAGCTGCGTGCGGGCGAGATCCACGCGCTCTGCGGCGAGAACGGGGCGGGAAAGTCGACCCTGGTGAAGGTCATCGCCGGGGTGCACCGTCCGGACACCGGGCACGTCGGGATCGGAGGCGAGCCGACCGTCTTCGGCGCCCCCGCCGACGCCCAGCGGGCCGGGGTCGCCGTCATCTACCAGGAACCGACTCTGTTCCCCGACCTCTCGGTCGCGGAGAACATCTTCATGGGCCGCCAGCCCTTGGCGCGCGGGCGCCGCATCGACAGGCGCGCCATGCGCGCGTCCGCCGAAGCCCTGTTCACCCGCCTGGGCGTGCACATCGACCCGGACCGCCCCGCACGCGGGCTGTCCATCGCCGACCAGCAGCTCGTCGAGATCGCCAAGGCGATGTCCTTCGACGCGCGCGTGCTGGTGATGGACGAGCCGACCGCGGCGCTGTCGGGCGTCGAGGTCGAACGGCTGTTCGCCGTGGCGCGCTCGCTGCGGGACAACGGAGCGGCGGTGCTGTTCATCTCCCACCGCTTCGACGAGGTCTTCGCCCTGTGCGACCGGGTCACCGTCATGCGCGACGGCGGCTACGTCTCCACCGACCCCGTCGCCGATCTGACGGTCGACGACCTCGTGCACCGCATGGTCGGCCGGGAGGTCGCGGCCCTGTTCCCCAAGCAGGAGGTCACCCCCGGCGCGACCGTCCTGGAGGTCGAGGGGCTCGGCCGCGCCGGCGTCTTCGCCGACGTCGGGTTCTCGGTGCGCGCCGGCGAGATCGTCGCGCTGGCCGGGCTGGTCGGCGCGGGCCGCAGCGAAGTCGTGCGGGCCGTCTTCGGCGTCGACCGCCACGAGACCGGCACCGTGCGCATGGCCGGCACCGCGCTGCCCAACGGCCGCCCCGCCGCCGCGATGGCCGCCGGAGTCGCCCTGGTACCCGAGGACCGCCGCCAGCAGGGCCTGGTGATGGAGATGTCCATCGCACGCAACGCCACGCTGACCCGCCGCTGGCCGCTGAGCCGCATGGGCCTGCTGCGCCGGCGCGACGAAGAGCGGGAGGCGGCCGCGTGGGGCGAGCAGCTGGAACTGAAGTCCGGAGGCCTCTCCGACGCGGTCACCACGCTCTCCGGCGGCAACCAGCAGAAGGTGGTGCTGGCCAAGTGGCTGGCCACCCGGCCGCAGCTGCTCATCGTCGACGAGCCCACCCGCGGCATCGACGTCGGCACCAAGGCGGAGGTCCACCGGCTGCTGTCGGAACTCGCCGGTAAGGGCATCGCCGTGCTGATGGTCTCCAGCGAGCTTCCGGAGGTACTCGGAATGGCCGACCGCGTACTGGTCATGCACGAAGGCCGCATCGCCGCCGAACTCTCCCGCGGCGAGGCCACCGAGGAATCGGTGATGTATGCGGCGACGGGCCAGAAGGGCAGGGCGGCGTGA
- a CDS encoding LacI family DNA-binding transcriptional regulator, translating into MSSTEGTNQPVGINDVAARAGVSPGTVSNVLNRPERVAEPTRRRVERAVQELDYVRNSSGRSLRSGRSDSVGLLVLDVTNPFFAEVARGVEDTAGEEGLAVVLLNSAEQDARQRRSMRLLAEQRAAGAVIMPVDSDTEDLLWLRKQGVPGVLLDIGEVPGETACSVSVDNHAGGMAAGRHLINLGHERITYLGGPADLEQCRTRLEGLRAAVAEAGSDPGEAVRVIRTAQLNAESGEKAVEEVLAGGPRRRPQAVFCTNDQLAVGVLKGMGERGLSVPGDLSVVGYDDVDLAALVHPGLTTVGQPKYELGRAAMQLLLSELGDPGHRHERLTFAPQLVVRGSTAAYRT; encoded by the coding sequence TTGTCCTCGACCGAAGGCACCAACCAGCCCGTCGGCATCAACGACGTGGCCGCGCGCGCCGGAGTCTCCCCCGGCACCGTTTCCAACGTCCTCAACCGCCCCGAGCGCGTCGCCGAGCCCACCCGGCGCCGCGTCGAGCGCGCGGTCCAGGAACTCGACTACGTGCGCAACTCGTCCGGGCGCAGCCTGCGTTCGGGCCGCAGCGACTCCGTGGGCCTGCTCGTTCTGGACGTCACCAACCCCTTCTTCGCCGAGGTCGCCCGCGGCGTCGAGGACACCGCCGGGGAGGAAGGGCTGGCCGTGGTGCTGCTCAACTCCGCCGAGCAGGACGCGCGCCAGCGCCGCTCCATGCGGCTGCTGGCCGAGCAGCGCGCCGCCGGAGCCGTCATCATGCCCGTCGACAGCGACACCGAGGACCTGCTGTGGCTGCGCAAGCAGGGCGTGCCCGGAGTGCTGCTGGACATCGGCGAGGTCCCCGGCGAGACCGCCTGCAGCGTCTCGGTCGACAACCATGCCGGCGGCATGGCGGCGGGGCGCCACCTGATCAACCTCGGACACGAACGCATCACCTACCTCGGCGGTCCCGCCGACCTCGAACAGTGCCGCACCCGGCTGGAAGGGCTGCGGGCGGCCGTGGCCGAGGCCGGGTCCGATCCCGGCGAGGCGGTGCGCGTGATCCGCACCGCCCAGCTCAACGCCGAATCGGGCGAGAAGGCCGTCGAAGAGGTCCTGGCCGGCGGGCCCCGGCGCCGTCCCCAGGCGGTCTTCTGCACCAACGACCAGCTGGCCGTCGGGGTGCTCAAAGGGATGGGGGAGCGGGGGCTGAGTGTGCCCGGCGACCTGTCGGTGGTGGGCTACGACGACGTCGACTTGGCCGCGCTGGTGCACCCGGGGCTGACCACGGTCGGACAGCCCAAGTACGAGCTGGGCCGGGCGGCCATGCAGCTGCTGCTCTCGGAACTCGGCGACCCCGGCCACCGCCACGAGCGCCTGACATTCGCCCCGCAGCTGGTCGTGCGCGGATCCACGGCCGCCTACCGCACCTAG
- a CDS encoding sensor histidine kinase produces MTADDDTPARGGRFRRLLRRLATGRRDEPEQHGHPPPQAPPPGPAAERAFDAPAPWRPEAPGAHRAAPDPPPPGAGRPVQWNGSARNGSAPAPAPAERSGGPADPVRVPDPQPDPGLLTEALAGLAMRDLTMVESLLDIVGSLEDSTEDPDLLAKLFEIDNLATRMRRNGENLLVLADQESDDAGVEPVSLLDVARAATSEIKDYSRVQLGRLPDRFIAGEAADDLSHLLAELLDNATTHSPDHAQVVISGQMMPDGALLVVVEDEGIGIPEEQLADINTRLAGTPVLDKRVMRHMGLYVASRIAHRHGLRAQLEARAFRGVSAYTVVPATLLSTAGPAPTPASAVPHQAKPAMAAAAPQPAPQQPAAGPPQPGAHRAEPASEGRPGDSGAPGSSDGPGGPRQSGRSSAVTDAGLPRRTAHPSPLRTMPAEEPSTPEPAEDPAQRAERIRDELDGFMEGERAATREDDGRAERP; encoded by the coding sequence ATGACCGCAGACGACGACACCCCCGCCCGCGGCGGGCGGTTCCGGCGCCTGCTCCGCCGTTTGGCGACGGGCCGGCGGGACGAGCCCGAGCAGCACGGGCATCCCCCTCCGCAGGCCCCGCCCCCGGGGCCCGCGGCGGAACGGGCGTTCGACGCCCCCGCCCCGTGGCGCCCGGAGGCACCCGGCGCCCACCGGGCCGCCCCTGATCCGCCCCCGCCCGGAGCGGGCCGACCGGTCCAGTGGAACGGCTCCGCGCGCAACGGTTCCGCACCCGCTCCCGCTCCCGCCGAACGGAGCGGTGGACCGGCCGACCCCGTCCGCGTTCCCGATCCCCAACCCGACCCGGGGCTGCTCACCGAAGCGCTCGCCGGCCTGGCGATGCGCGACCTGACCATGGTGGAGTCGCTGCTGGACATCGTCGGCAGCCTGGAGGACTCCACCGAGGACCCCGACCTGCTGGCCAAGCTGTTCGAGATCGACAACCTGGCCACCCGGATGCGCCGCAACGGCGAGAACCTGCTGGTGCTGGCCGACCAGGAGAGCGACGACGCCGGCGTGGAGCCGGTCTCGCTGCTCGACGTGGCCCGCGCCGCCACCTCCGAGATCAAGGACTACAGCCGCGTCCAGCTCGGCCGCCTGCCCGACCGGTTCATCGCCGGTGAGGCCGCCGACGACCTCAGCCACCTCCTGGCCGAGCTGCTCGACAACGCCACCACCCACTCGCCCGACCACGCCCAGGTCGTCATCAGCGGCCAGATGATGCCCGACGGTGCGCTGCTGGTGGTCGTCGAGGACGAAGGCATCGGCATCCCCGAGGAACAACTGGCGGACATCAACACCCGATTGGCGGGGACCCCGGTGCTGGACAAGCGCGTGATGCGCCACATGGGGCTCTACGTAGCCAGCCGCATCGCCCACCGCCACGGCCTGCGCGCGCAGTTGGAGGCCCGCGCCTTCCGCGGGGTCAGCGCCTACACGGTGGTCCCCGCCACTCTGCTGAGCACCGCCGGGCCCGCGCCTACTCCCGCGTCGGCGGTTCCGCACCAGGCGAAGCCCGCTATGGCGGCCGCCGCCCCGCAACCGGCCCCGCAGCAGCCCGCCGCGGGCCCGCCCCAGCCCGGCGCCCACCGCGCCGAGCCCGCATCCGAGGGCCGCCCCGGCGACTCCGGCGCACCCGGATCCTCCGACGGTCCCGGCGGCCCGCGCCAGAGCGGCCGGAGCTCCGCGGTCACCGATGCGGGGCTGCCGCGCCGCACCGCGCATCCGTCGCCGCTGCGGACGATGCCGGCCGAGGAGCCGTCGACCCCCGAACCCGCCGAAGACCCCGCTCAGCGCGCCGAGCGCATCCGCGACGAGTTGGACGGCTTCATGGAGGGCGAGCGCGCCGCCACCCGCGAGGACGACGGTCGCGCGGAGCGGCCGTGA
- a CDS encoding roadblock/LC7 domain-containing protein — protein sequence MDNQIAVTAENFAWLINNFVADVPGVDHAVVVSSDGLVLTSSQDFPEEHAEQLAAIASGMHSLAVGGAKLFSKGECEQLIVRMQRGHLFVMSISDGSCLAVLTTPSADMKIVAYQMTRLVENVGHALTPQLRSQLRDVIGN from the coding sequence ATGGACAACCAGATAGCCGTGACCGCAGAGAACTTCGCCTGGCTGATCAACAACTTCGTCGCCGACGTCCCCGGGGTCGACCATGCGGTCGTGGTCTCCTCCGACGGGTTGGTGCTGACCTCCTCCCAGGATTTCCCCGAGGAGCACGCCGAGCAGCTCGCGGCCATCGCCAGCGGTATGCACAGCCTGGCCGTGGGCGGCGCGAAGCTGTTCTCCAAAGGCGAGTGCGAGCAGCTGATCGTGCGCATGCAGCGCGGCCACCTGTTCGTCATGTCGATCAGCGACGGCTCCTGCCTGGCGGTACTCACCACGCCGTCGGCGGACATGAAGATCGTCGCCTACCAGATGACCCGGCTCGTGGAGAACGTCGGCCACGCCCTCACCCCGCAGCTGCGGTCCCAGCTGCGGGACGTGATCGGGAACTAG
- a CDS encoding DUF742 domain-containing protein produces the protein MSYRKRRGSRIRPYTFTGGRTRSRHPLMVQTLVSTADPSDDAPANLLPESQRIYLLCRETRSVAEVSAELKIPLGVTQVLLSDLAELGVVYIHPTITGDSPSENQVLERALRGLERLFQ, from the coding sequence ATGAGCTACCGCAAGCGCAGGGGCTCGCGTATCCGCCCCTACACGTTCACGGGCGGGCGGACCCGATCACGCCACCCCCTCATGGTGCAGACGCTCGTCTCCACCGCCGATCCCAGCGACGACGCTCCCGCGAACCTCCTGCCCGAGTCGCAGCGGATCTACCTGCTGTGCCGGGAGACGCGCTCGGTCGCCGAGGTCTCGGCGGAGCTGAAGATCCCGCTCGGAGTGACACAGGTACTGCTCAGCGATCTCGCCGAGCTGGGAGTCGTGTACATCCACCCCACCATCACGGGCGACAGCCCGTCCGAAAACCAGGTTCTCGAGAGGGCGCTTCGTGGTCTCGAACGACTTTTCCAGTGA
- a CDS encoding GTP-binding protein — MSTKIVIAGGFGAGKTTLVGSVSEIPAVTTEAVMTEASVPHDDTSATPQKVTTTVAMDFGRITVDQQLILYMFGTPGQARFWFMWDDLVRGAVGAVVVVDCRRLADSFEAVDYFETNRRIPYVVALNRFDGQLEYTVEEIREALEVSADVPILDFDARDRSSSGSVLKSLLRYALTTNAAAAPVG, encoded by the coding sequence ATGTCGACCAAGATCGTCATCGCCGGTGGTTTCGGAGCGGGGAAGACGACACTCGTCGGCTCGGTCTCGGAGATTCCGGCGGTGACGACCGAAGCCGTGATGACCGAGGCGAGCGTCCCGCACGACGACACCTCCGCCACACCGCAGAAGGTCACCACCACCGTGGCCATGGACTTCGGCCGCATCACCGTCGACCAGCAGCTGATCCTGTACATGTTCGGAACCCCCGGCCAGGCGCGGTTCTGGTTCATGTGGGACGACCTCGTGCGCGGGGCCGTGGGAGCGGTGGTGGTCGTCGACTGCCGGCGGCTGGCCGACAGCTTCGAAGCCGTCGATTACTTCGAGACGAACCGGCGCATCCCCTACGTCGTGGCGCTGAACAGGTTCGACGGGCAGTTGGAGTACACCGTCGAGGAGATCCGCGAGGCGCTTGAGGTGAGCGCCGACGTGCCCATCCTCGACTTCGACGCACGCGACCGCTCCTCCAGCGGCTCGGTGCTCAAGTCGCTGCTCCGCTACGCGCTGACGACCAACGCCGCCGCCGCGCCGGTGGGATGA
- a CDS encoding styrene monooxygenase/indole monooxygenase family protein — MRKILIVGAGHSGLHLAHGLLNHGYDVTVITGQSSQEIRTGRPSITQMTFPTALDYERELHLDFWSGQAPRIEDFKMHLYPPGGEAAVLKGRTGARDQYTISIDRRIKMADWLEYFEDAGGKVVIHGVTLSDLDYFSRMFDLIVVAVGHGELGALFDNDTSRFSGARPRVVAQANIYDVLPDAGESPNIGWAASAADAGNMILLPFLTADGPCHSLFLGDRRGGPMDVWPDRPRPDEQWRRMQDLLRTYAPEYYERVAGASLVDGSSTLVEYFTPQVRNPVGVLPSGGLALGIADVVITMDPFVGQGWNHSTRCARSYLQSIVEHGDRPFDEEFLAGAFERFWEYGLPVQSFAELCSTMWDQELPPHFQEIIGAAATYPEVGDRWIQGWDYPPDFEKWLYDPEKARAYLDEVAAAHGGR, encoded by the coding sequence ATGCGCAAGATCCTCATCGTCGGCGCCGGGCACTCGGGCCTCCACTTGGCCCACGGCCTGCTCAACCACGGCTACGACGTCACGGTGATCACCGGGCAGAGCTCGCAGGAGATCCGTACCGGCCGGCCGTCGATCACCCAGATGACGTTTCCGACCGCGCTGGACTACGAGCGCGAGCTCCACCTGGACTTCTGGAGCGGCCAGGCCCCGCGGATCGAGGACTTCAAGATGCACCTCTATCCGCCGGGCGGCGAGGCGGCGGTCCTCAAGGGCCGGACCGGAGCCCGGGACCAGTACACGATCTCCATCGACCGGCGGATCAAGATGGCCGACTGGCTGGAGTACTTCGAGGACGCCGGCGGCAAGGTCGTCATCCACGGCGTCACGCTCAGCGACCTCGACTACTTCTCCCGGATGTTCGACCTGATCGTGGTCGCCGTGGGCCACGGCGAGCTGGGCGCCCTGTTCGACAACGACACCAGCCGCTTCAGCGGGGCGCGGCCGCGCGTGGTGGCCCAGGCCAACATCTACGACGTGCTGCCCGACGCCGGCGAGAGCCCCAACATCGGCTGGGCCGCCTCTGCCGCCGACGCCGGGAACATGATCCTCCTGCCGTTCCTCACCGCCGACGGACCGTGCCACTCGCTGTTCCTCGGCGACCGGCGCGGCGGGCCGATGGACGTCTGGCCCGACCGGCCCCGCCCCGATGAGCAGTGGCGGCGGATGCAGGACCTGCTGCGCACCTACGCCCCGGAGTACTACGAGCGGGTCGCCGGGGCGTCGCTGGTCGACGGCAGCAGCACGCTGGTGGAGTACTTCACCCCGCAGGTGCGCAATCCCGTGGGAGTACTGCCCTCGGGCGGGCTGGCCCTGGGTATCGCCGACGTGGTGATCACCATGGACCCCTTCGTGGGCCAGGGGTGGAACCACTCCACCCGCTGCGCGCGCAGCTACCTGCAGAGCATCGTCGAGCACGGCGACCGGCCCTTCGACGAGGAGTTCCTCGCCGGCGCCTTCGAGCGCTTCTGGGAGTACGGGCTTCCCGTGCAGAGTTTCGCCGAGCTCTGCTCGACGATGTGGGACCAGGAGCTTCCGCCGCACTTCCAGGAGATCATCGGGGCCGCTGCGACCTACCCCGAGGTCGGCGATCGCTGGATCCAGGGGTGGGACTACCCGCCCGACTTCGAGAAGTGGCTCTACGACCCGGAAAAGGCCCGTGCCTACCTGGACGAGGTGGCGGCCGCCCACGGTGGGAGGTAG